From the genome of Pochonia chlamydosporia 170 chromosome Unknown PCv3seq00016, whole genome shotgun sequence:
CTGTCGACTTCCGTGTCCTGTTTCAGCGAGCTCCGCGAAACCAACTATGGGCGGCGGTTTGGGATTGCCGGAGTGGCGAAAGTCATTGTATGTAAGAACCGCTCGATATCAGGAGCCTGTATTTACATCCTTAGGTCGTGGACGAGGCGTCCGCTTGCATCCCAGGCCTCGACAGGTACGCGCTCGACAAGGATCACTTGAAAATAAATAAGTTCCAAGGCCCAACCGACCCCTCGTTCGAGAGGGTCTCTGGTGTGATTTCCGAGATGTGCCGCGGCGCGAAGGACATCGTTCGACGTCGGCATGAGCGTGCGTCTTCTGGTTTCGTAAAATATGCTTCCTGCTAACCTGATCAATAGGAAGGACAATCATTACCGATAATAGTGGTAAGCTCCACCATCGCGCCTTCGCCCACCGTTGCTAACAGACCCCAAGTTGCATTGAGGCAAAAGCCTGAAGCCGGAGCTTGTCTCGGTGACCTCTTCGTGACCGATCCGCTCGAGGATAAGAAGGTTTTGAAGCGAAAGAAAGGTGACCGCGCTCATGGCACCTGTGAGTGGATACTCGGCACAGAAGATCTCACTGCTTGGCTACGGTCCAGCCATACCAAGTTCTCGGAGAGCCAGACGACCCATGTTCTGTGGCTCCATGGGAACCCCGGAACAGGGAAATCCACGTTGGCCATATTCCTCACTGACGCACTGTCGACGGATTTTTCTGCCACGGATGCGAACACACTGGCATATTTTTTCTGTGACTCAGCCTTTGATACGCGGAAGACGGCCACCTCAATCATCAGAGGTCTTCTCCTCCAACTCGTCCAGCAGCACCCGCAGCTTCTCAACTACGTCTTGCCAAAGTACAACGAGCGAAAGACGAAGCTGTTCGACTCGTTCGATGCTCTCTGGACAATATTCATGGCCGCAGCGGCGGACCAGGACACCGGCAAAAAATACTGCATTATTGATGCATTGGACGAATGCGATCTAGAGTCGCAAAAGACGCTGCTCCAACAGTTACGAGAAACATTTCAGCGCCCTGATGCCCCACCAAATGTCCGGATATTGGTCACCAGTCGGCCGTATCCCGAGATCCGTGAATACTTAGACGTATTCGCGAACAAGGACTTGGCCGCTTTTCCCGAGGCAAAGCAGGACATTGGCATATGTATTGAGGAAAGGGTGACAGAGCTAGGCAAGAGGAAAAAATACACAGACAAGGTGAAGAGACAAGTCAGCGACATCCTTAGAGACAAAGCAGAGGGGACATTCCTCTGGGTGGGCATAGCCTGCAATGAGCTCGAAGATGTCCCTTCGAAAAACGCTGTCGCCCACTTAGAGAGGATTCCCAGAGGCCTTCATTCGATTTACGAGAGGCTGCTTGACACAGCACTTGAACGAGAGGGGGCCAAGGACGTGATCCGACTCATCCTGGGCTTCGTCGCTGTGTCTTTGCGACCCTTAAGCCTGTTGGAGCTGTCTGAAGCTTGCCAACTACATCCGGACGAAGAGGACACAGAGACCCGGATCCAGTTCATGCGCGAATGCATCGAGTCCTGCCACCTGATAGTAGTCATTCAGGACGAAAAAGTTCTCCTGCTGCACCAGTCTGTGAAGGACTATTTAATTACGGCCAGTGAAAAGGCTTGTTTCAGCGAATTTGAGGCTCATGCCCAGCTCGCATATCGCTGTGTCGATCACCTCATCGGGCAGTTCCATAATAGGAAGCAAGGACATAGCCACTTGTCAAAGTATGCAGCTCTCAAGTGGCCCAATCATGCTCGCATGGCCCAGTCGAGATTCGAGGTCAGGGCTTCGGAAGCAGAATTCTTCGAAATTGATTCTCCGTGCCGGGAGCACTGGCTGACGTCCTTTCCTCTCGGCACACTTATGAGGCGTCCAGGGCAATTCTCCATTTTGCATGTAGCTGCAGCGTGGGGCATTCCCTCTATAGCGGAGTATGCCTCTCGCTCGTATGATCAGCCTCATAAATTAATCCGAGTTGCCGATGCCTCGGGCGCAACGCCACTCGAGTCAGCTGCCTTGTCGGGATATCCAAGTCTTGTGCGTCTCTTGCTGGACATGGGGGCCGAGGTAACCGCAAGAGTGACGGAGGCCGCGGTGCGAAGCTATCAGAATAGCAGGGGAGTCATAACGCTGCTTTTGGACCAACGAGGAGGCGAGGTTATCATTACAGAGGAGGTAGTGAAGGCTGCTGCAGAGAGAGGCGAGGAAGTGATGGCGCTACTTCTCGAGCGGCGAGGAGACGAGATCACTATAACGGACGAGGTGGTGAAGGCAGCGGCAGGAAATTGGTTTAATGGCGAGGAAATGATGGCGCTACTGCTCCAGCGGCGAGGAGATGAGATCACCATCACGGACGAGGTGGTGAAGGCGGTGGCAGGAAATCATAATGGCAAGGAAGTGATGGCGCTACTTCTGGACCGGCGAGGAGACGAGGTCAATGTCACGGACGAGGTGGTGAAGGCGGCAGCAAGcaatgaagaaaatggcaaggAAGTGATGGAGCTACTTCTCGACCGGCGAGGAGATGAGATCACCGTCACAGAGGAGGTGGGCATGGTAGTGGCACGCAATTGGTACAGTGGCAAGCAATTAATGGCACTGCTTCTCGACAGGCGATGATGCGAGATCACCATCACagaggaggtggtgaaggcagcggcagcatacaatggcaaagaactGATGACACTGCTTCTCGAGCGGCGAGGAGATGAGGTGACCATCACagaggaggtggtgaaggcGGCGGCAGGAAATAGACGGAATGGCAAGGAAGTGATGGCACTACTTCTCGACCCGCGAGGAGACGAGGTCACTATCACGGACGAGGTAGTCTGTATCATTGCCAAGAGTTTTGATGAGAAAGTGATGTCGCTCCTTCTAGACCGGCGAGGAGACGATATCATCATTACGAATGAGGTGGTGAAGGCAGCGGCAGGAAATTATTATGGTAAGGATGTGATGGGGCTGCTTCTCGAGCGGCGTGGAGACAAGATTACCATCACAAATGACGTGGTGAAGGTAGCGGCAGGAAATTTTTATGGCGAGGAAGTAATGGCGCTTCTCCTCGACCGGCGTGGAGACGAGATCACCATTACAGATGAGGTATCGAAGGCGGCAGCAAGCAATgaagacaatggcaaggaagTGATGGCGCTTCTCCTCGACAGGTGTGGAGGCGAGATTACCATCACACATGAGGTGCAGCTGGCTGCGGCAACATGTGGTCAAGAAGGAgttttgatgctcttgtCTCAGAAAGGCTTCAGCTCCGTTCGGGACGAATGGCGCTGTATTGCACAATTTTACAACGCTGCTAAGGCGGGTGATGTTTCTCGTGTCGAACAGCTCCTTCATTCAGGAACCAAACCAGATACGAGAAATATCAGAGGGAAACACCTCTATGGATTGCGGCTTCAGAGGGACGGGAAGCAGTCGTTGAAGTTCTGGCGTGAAGGACagacgtcaacgtcaactcGAGGTCGACTGACGGGAAATCGCCCATATTCTGGCCGTCTTGCTTGGGAGAAGAGGGAATTGTCGCCATTCTGATGAACACTGGTGCAAATCCGCACATTGTGGACGAGAATGGAGACATGGCGGTTACTGCGGCAAGACGAACGGACATGAGAAAATCGTCGAGATGCTTGAACGGTCAGGAGAGCCATTTTGAATTCTCAACAAAGTACCAGTAATGGCTGAAAGAACATTGTCTAATGCCTAGAAGTGCTGTTGCTCAATTCGTATCTTGATCAATTCTTTGAGGGGGACTATTTTCCTGGTGTTGGACGAACAAAACGGAAAGGCTCAATCCTTAGTCTTTCTGTTTGTCCTCTTCCCACAAACATGACACTTGTGGACCCTGTCGATCCACCTATACTCAACGCGGATTGTATTGATGGCTGCTGTTGTATCATGGTAAACACATCACAGTCTAAGAAGGGTTCTAGACTGCCTGGCGGAGCTGCCAATTCAGGAGAAACGCCGCAGGTACTTTGAGGCGAGCAGACACGTTATGAGCATTGAACCTTTCGACAGGGCATCTCAAGCGCCAGGTTGGGCCGAGCATGTCTAGCGATGTGGCGGTTGTCTGCCTAGAACAAAGGAGATGGAGTCGGTAGTGACTGCAATAGGGCTCAGTCAGATGTGCCATGTTGTTTCTTGTTGCCTGATAATTTAACGCCAAGACGAAGCATAGCGCTGGGCTGTTAAACACTTCAGAGCGCAAGGCAAAAAGGCATATTACTGATTAGTGTTATTCATCAAAGCTACCGTAGTGAACCCCGAGCCAGATCtgagaacaagaaggagtaACCCGACTTAGCGACCTTCACCTCCCCTTGAGAAATCAGTCAtctctactggacgacgcTGCTGGTCTCTGAATTGAGGTCCAGGGTAGCAGCCCGGGGAATGGACGTGGTAGGTTCGTTGCAGAACATCGCGTAGCCCAGCGTGTCCACATCTGCAATGCTTTGATATGCAGCAGCGATGTCCCTCCGTCCACAATCCAGTCATTAAGCCGATCCTCTCCAACTGTCCTCCCATCCAGATACTCAGGCAGGAGGCCTGGTTAGCGATGGCTGTGACCTGTAGCTCAAGGCGGGCAGCTGGAGCTACGGATGCGTGCGAGTGGGCATTCCCAACCTATCAATCCGACTCCGGTGATCCATATCCACAGCCCTATCGACGCTACTGTTCCGGGTCGTGCCGCCACCCCATTTCAAGACCCTGTATTCACAAGAGCCGAGTACGAAGCTATTGACACCAAGATATGGCGTGGCGGACGCCATATTAGAACAACAGTGCATAATAATAACGAAAGTAAGAATCGCCTTTGTTCGGTTAGCCTACCGTCGCCCGGGTTGGTCTTCGCGTCTTTCACCATTTCTCTTTGCTTCTCCGCCAGCTCTGATAAGTCTTCGATCCGTCAAGGTCTCAATCTTATCGCACACGGCGTAGGGGCCTTGCCTGCACCGAAGGACGACTGCTCTTGCTAACCCCAACCTTGTTTTACCTGTTCCCGAGGGCCAAGTGTTGACCTCAGCGTCACTGCGCCTACATGCACCATTGATGCCGTGATAATACTGGTCTCTTCGAAGGTCATTACCACAGCCATGGGCGCGAAAGACCTTGGGAAATCCTTTAGGAGCGGGTGGAAGAGCTTCCTCAGACGTAGTGCAGCGTCGCCGCCTCCCTCTCCCAGACGGCCCGCAGGTATGTTGAATCCGGACGCGGTCGACTTGACCATTGCTGAGGCGATGCGAGCTACAGAGGAGGGACTCAACGAGGCTCACCCGCCAGACGCAGCATCTCTCGAAGGTGCAACCGAATCGCCTAGCAACAATGCACAGACACGAACTCAATCGGTTCAACGTCAACCCGCAGACACTCCGCGGACCGAATCAATAGAGCAGCAGAGCACAGCCCTTTCCAAATCCCAGGTACTCTGGAACGCCGCTTACGACAGTCTGGAAGAGGATAAAGACACCGCAGAGCTTGTCAGGTCTTATCTAAAGACCCTGACGACAGTTCTCGGGACCAAGCTTGACATTGCTTCTGGCGCCGACGTTTCAGACAATCTGAAAGATCCAACCAGGTGACAGGTGTTTatgaagaagctggtggaggagggcCAAGCGAAGATTTCCACGCCGTCAAATGTGACAAAGGGAGTGGGCGACGTTGCCCAGTTCATTCTCTCGGCTAAGGGAATGGTCGACGCAGCCATCCAAAACATCCCGCAGGCTGCACTTCCATGGGCTGGAGTTTGCATCGGATTGCAGGTGAGCGCTCCCTCGCATCTCCTTGATATTCGTCCACTGATCTCCATACAGATTCTTTTGAATCCTGCCAAAGCGACAAAATCTAATCTTACTGGCATCGCGCACGTCGTCTCTAGAATGGACTGGTATTGTGCCCTCACTGAACATCTCCTGAACAAGGATTATATCGACAGGTCTTTTCAAACACTCCTGCCCCAGCTGCAGGCGAAGATCCTCGCGCTCTACAAGGCCCTCCTCCTGTATCAGATGAAAAGTGTCTGCTCGTACTACCGGCACCGCGGCCTCGTCTTTCTCCGCGGCCTTGCGAATTGGGACAACTGGGACAGAGATCTGAAGACCGTCACAGACGCGGAGGCTACCCTTCAGAGGGATTCGGCACAGTACAACGAGCACCACGCGAAGAGGGCCTTAGCACAGCTTGTCGTGTGTGCCAAGGGAATGGAGGAGCTGCTTGGCGACATTTATCAGACGCTTCGAGAATTTTTAGCTCTCCAGAAGGAACTTCAGcttgatgacattgacagACAATGCCGCTGGGATCTCCGCGTTGTCGATCCGAAGGACGATATAAAGAAGATAGCGAACAAGAAAGACACACTGCTCCCCGATGCATACGAGTGGGTATTCGGCACAGAGCAGTTTGTGCGCTTCAGGCGATGGAATGACGACGACCTACCTGACCAAGATCCATGCCAGCTGCTATGGATAAAGGGACATGCTGGTACGGGAAAGACGATGCTCTTGATTGGTATCATTCGCAGCCTTGAGAAGTGGCAAGATTTCAGTGCGCCAGGCGTTTCCTGTTTCTTCTGCCAAGGTACAGATGCAACTCTGAACAACGCAACCACCGCTTTGAGGTCCTTGGTCTGGATGCTCCTGGTCGAGCAGCCGCATCTCGTATCACATCTGCGCAAAAAGTATAAAGACTCTGGTGCGGCTCTTTTCCGAGATCCGAACACTTTTTTTGCACTCTCTGAAGGGTTTCTGAGTATGCTAGACGATCCCAAATTCTCGCCCGTCCTCTTTGTGGTCGATGCCCTTGATGAGTGCGATAAGACAAAACCCGGCTTGGATGAATTAATTCAGCTCATTTCAAATTCTATCAGTCGCTCCGATAAGGTGAAATGGCTACTCTCCAGCCGGCCGGAGATCGATGTGCTTGCCAAACTCAAGAACTTGAACAGAGACAGTCGGGACATTTCAGAGAACCTAGTTGAACTGGATGCGCAACGTCTGGCAGACCCCGTCGATGCATATATCAGCCACAAGCTCACCACCCTCAGGAGCAGAAGGGGATATGACAAGAGCATTCTGGCTGAGATCTCCGATGAGATCCGTAGACGAGCCATGAACACCTTTTTATGGGTATCCCTCGCGTTCAAAGTTCTTGAAACAATCCATGGACGGTACGCTATCCAGCGCATCAAGCCATGCCTCCCGGTCTGTCAAAGCTATACGACCACATGATGACCAGGATTGAGAAAGTGGAAGAGATAGACCCACAGGACTGCAAGAGAGTTCTGGTGTGCGCTACTCTTGCGTTCCGTCCGATCACTCTCTCTGAGCTAGCCGCTCTGTCTGACATGCCACACGATATTACAGTGATGGCGATTGAGTTATGTGGCTCATTCCTGGCATCTAGGGAGGAAACAGTCTACCTAATCCATCAGTCTGCCAAGGACTATCTAGACGAGAACTTCAATGGTCGGCTTCAGCCTTCCGGAATCGCCCAAGGACATGCAGACATCGGTAGGCGCTCCATTGATGCAATGTCATCAGTTCTGAAACAAAACATGTATGACCTCGATTACGGCTTCAAACCGAAGGATATGAGACCCCCACAGCCAGACCCCCTGGCTTCAGTACGATACTCCTGCGTCGATAGACTGTCGCTGGCGTTGGATTGTCGCCTTGATTTGCCGCGGCCGCTTCCGACGTGTGGGCTCTCCATGTGGCCTACGGCGCTTTGAGGGTGAATCTATTCCTAGTGCTCGGTCTTCGGCGTGTTGGCGGTCTAGCTGCTGCATCACACGGAGGATCTCATCATGAAGGACTCTAATACACCCCGGCTCACGCTGGGCGGCTCTCTGAGAATCCAGAGTTTCCAAGGTACAACGGATCTCATCAAGTGGAACTCGAACGACTTGCcttgtggccatggcaataAGAGAAGCCTTATGGCTACAACGCGaaagtttggcaagatgtCTGTTGGTCAGGTCTAGGACCGGGAACTTAGTAGAGCTTGAAGGGTAAACGACTCATTCATCAGATTCTGATCTCAAACCTAAAGAATTCGTTAGTTTAATTAGCTCATCTTGCAAGAAGGGGCGATGGGTTGCTTCCAAATATCTACTTACAAGTGGACATGGGGATGTTTGAGGAGACAAGTGCAGGTTATTTCGGGATCATCTTGCGGTTATAACGTGGCGGCCAAAAACCTGACAATTCCGTGCATCTTTCTATCCACGTTACAATCATGCTCTTAGGCATGGAATGGATTCGTTTGGTTGTCGTACAAatagtttttttttttttgtgcaTGACTATCGGAGGTTCACGGTAATCTGTCTGGGCTGCTGCTCACTGAAGAAAGACGATAACTCGGTAAGCTTGAACCCATGAATCTCCCCGAGTGGTGCCTACTTCTGTTTTCTATTCTTATGCCTTCCCCATTCTTACGAGGCGCAGTCACCGAGCTATGTATGCTGAGGTGGCTGGCTTAGTTATTGGGAATTTCAAGCCTAATCTTTGAACACGACTCAGGCggcttggtgttggccaaTGGACAGATGACACGCCGTCGGGTAGGCACGAGTAGCTGTACCCTTCCCCGAATCTAACCATCCTTCGTCATATTTAAATCATTGTACTGAGGTCACTCTGAAGTTCCAACCCGTTTTCGCTTCTTCAAAGCCCCATTCGAGTCAAGACAGCCGAGAACTCCCGTGAAAGGATAGACACTTGCCGACGTTTGGGACGTTGCGAAAAGCATTATTGCGACTCTATGTGCATTCCCGTTCAGGACCATTGCCCTTCTTGTCACCAGAATGATGGTGAAGTTTATCGCCACAAGTGTCCCGTTGGGTACGAGTTTAGACGGGGCTCTTATGCCGCGATGGTTCATACTGTCGACGAAACAAATCCCATGATCATTCAGGTGGTTTGCAAACGTTGCAGACGCGCAAAGACCCAAACCTGGATACAGCGGCAGCTCTCCTGGTGGTTGACCCGGCGGCAGAAGCGAATCAACGAAGACTCATGCCAAGTTTGCCAGAACGGAAACAATTTCAGAGAAGAGCCTCTGCGAATCGATCGAGCTTTTATTGAGGGATGAGAAGCTCTGTGAGAAATTTAGAGGATATTTTGAGCGCATTACGCGTGCAGGCAAGCACGTTTATCGTTTCCACATGGCGAGACTTAGATACACCTAACATGTTCCTAGTATGGACTTTGATCATTTTGACCACTGTATGAAACTGGAGAGTATGACTAAAAAGATGTGAGAGTTCGTTAATGTTCCTATCTCTGGGCGTTGAGCCATGAAGATTGATCACACTATGCGAAGTCCCAATGTGTTTGTCCATGGTTCTGGTAAGTTCAATTGCGCGTGGAAAGCTGTCATGGAGAAAGGTGACCAGTAAAGGAAGGGGCAAGCTGCCAAACAAATTGACTGGCTGGTGACATCTGAGTTACAAGCGGATGCGGGGCCATTCAACAGAGTTGCTGCCCAGGTGGTACTGAGCTCTGGTGGCGTTGCAAATATGATGTTAGCACTGTGTACTAAGGCGGGGCGGGGGCGAGTTTGGCTACAGCTCCTGTTGCTCGAGACTTTTGTCACTGTTATCGCCCCTATTCTGCTCTATAAGGAAGCCTTCCTCAGTGGATTGGGCTTCGGCCATTGTGTAGATTCCTTACTCCAACTCATCCCACGCAATGGTGTGGCTTGGGTCAGACTCGAGTTTTATTGCATATGGTATTGGATCCTGAGTTGAGAATCGTCGTGTGACCATTCTCCTTTCAGGGCCATCGTTTTGGCTCGCTGGTGGAAAGCGCGGTTCTATACGCGACCAAACGGGGGTGAAAGTTGCTCGTAAACAAATTAATcaagacagtctttaattGtacgcacccaaatctctattcgcACGCACCCGACCCACATTTAGCCTCACGATGTCCATAGCACCTAAAACTTAACCAGCTGTGAGTGGGATCTTTGTTGCCAAGGTAGTGTTAATTATATGTAAATCTGGTTAGTGACCTTTGTTTGTTGCAGCTGTAGCTTTCCACAACCGTCCGCTGCGGCGTTGCCCTGTTTCCTTTTGCGGCGCGACCCTATGAGACTTAAGCCTTTCCCATACTTGAAGAGAATTGTACTGCCAGTCTTCTTCGAGTGCCTCTATCCTCTTTCCTATTGACGAGTACTCAAATTGTTACTGAACCGGCAACTGTACTCTGTTTCGCTGAGGGAGTAGTTTGTCTTGCTCGTTCGTTGTCTTCGCTTGCGAGTTCCCCTGGTTCGAATCGAGTGACGTTATTGGCTGAGAATTGCTCAACCAGGCGATGTCGGAGGTTTTGTGGCTAAATGTGGGTCGGGTGCGTgcgaatagagatttgggtgcgtaCaattaaagactgtcttgCTAAATTGCTACTAGGTTCTTCATGGAAGTTGCCAATGGAAGGTAGCAAGATGCGTCTAACCCTATCCAAACAGTTATAGACACTCAATTGCGCTTTTAGCTTAGTAAGATGGTCTTTAAAGTATTAAATATAATCGATAGAGGACTGCGGTGAAGACAAAATTAGGTTGTGACTCAGTTTACCATATTGTTGCTGCTATAACGGCGCTAGTGCAACCAGCGCATGCTACTGAATCAGAGTCTCCGGTATCCACTAATATTGTAGCGACACATCAGTTTTGGGAAGACCAGCCATTTGGCGGAGCTGTGGCTCAGTATCAAAATGTCCGTCTTCGTACTGACTACCAGACTGCGAGGCATCTCACTACTGACAGGCGCAATTATTGATGGAGGCAGGCTTCACCAATTGTTCATGAACAACACGATTTTCTGTTCTGGTCGTCAGCTTCATCACTAGTAGACAATCAATTCCGACGCTCAATCCTTCATTCAGCACACAAATAAGGGATTTTACGGATTGACTTGGCCAGTAGCAAGTGGCATCTTCACAATAGCATTATGTCCACTCCCTAGAGCCTCAAATAGTGGTGCACAGTTGTACTCATTCCTAAAGCCCGAATCAACTTTGCCAGTAGCAAGTAGCATCTTCACGACCGCAACAGGTCCGGACGATGCCGCAGCTGATAGTGGCGTCCAGCCATCCCGAGTGGACTTAGAGTGCGGATTGACTTTGCGGGCAGCTGAGAATACCCATGACGTTCTCGTCAACTTATTCTTGGGGAAATGTGTTAACATCAGTGGCTGCCGCGTCCAGGCACTGTCAAGTAGATCAATCGCTCCAAAATGTTGAAACGTTTGAGCTGCAAGATTTGTTTTGCATTGAGGCTTTGCTTTCGCAAAACCTTCCATACAGGCAAAGCCTTGAATAGATGAAAGTTGTTTCTTTAATGCCCTGCATCTTAGTTCACCTAGACTATCGAGCTGTGACCGCCTGCGCATATGCGCAGACGCTCAAGGTTAGGAAAACATCAACTCATCTTTCTTTCAATCCAATTAACCACTCTACTCTCCACTGATATTGGAGTCAGAAGACTAGGCCCATTTCCTCGTATGAACAGTCAACTAACCGAGACTAGGTCACGAGTTGTGAAGACGGCTATGACATATTTCCCGATGGAATATGGATGTGAAAGATGGGCACGACGTTGTTTGGGTTCATTGTAATCCAAATCTTGCTACTTAATAAACTCTAGTTATATAGACATAGCTTTATAATCCAAACAATAGTTGTGAATCTAGTCAGTCATCGTCCTCATAGGCAGCCTCTTCATACTCTTCCTCGTGGCGGTGATGGATCTCGCTCAGCACGGCAGcaccaacagctccagccaAGGCTCGAACCCACTACACTGGATAGCCACGTGGACCATCCATAAATGGTCCATCTCTATtaaatccatcttgtcggcgctCAGATTACATAATATCCATTACATtcgtgcttgaaatggatgtaATTGATGTATTTAGGTGGATTTAGGGTAGGTTTTGAGGATATTTTCTGACCCAGTATTTCAGCGGTCGGCAGGCGTATTTTTGCACGAAATTGATCTTAAATCGAGACACTTAAAACCCTGGTCAGCAATGCCGATCACTCCACAATTCATCTTCCACTGTCGGCATGAACGAATTTCTTCgaatctcctgctgctgcttggcgtacaatttttttttaccATGTATGTCATTCGACatgccagtccagtcagagcaacagaagctgctggaggacCGTCTGTTTCGCGATTTTAAAGGCTGGACTTGGTCCGAACGCGCTCGTGACACTAGCTCGTGGCTTTGGGACTTTGGCTGCGATATTCAACGGCATGGGAACCGGAAATGGGCTTGCAAGCACTGCATCCTCATAAATCGGCCCAGTATCGCCAGTTTTGCGTCGTCAGGCCTTCAGAACGCGGCAAATCACCTGTGGCGTGAGCACAAaataccagcaccagcacgcGAGAAAAGGAGCACGGCACAGCTGAAATCAGAAGGCGCACCGGAATCGAAGCAGCCGACTATTGCCTCTGCTTTGAAACTGAACGTTGACAAGCCTAGGGAACAGACTATCGCGAATTGCATCATCTCACGGTTGGATAAACAGCACTTCCAGCGAATGCTAGTGGAATTAATCGTGAGTAGCAatcaatccttctccttcgtGGAGAACCCCGTCCTCCGAGAAATCTTCGACTATTTGAGTCCATCCGTTTCGATCCAATGCGCCAACCTGAGCGGCAGTGCTATTCGATATAAGATTATTCAAGAATATAACCGCCACAAGCAGAGGGTTATAGAAGTGCTGAGGAGCTCCACTGGACTGCTCCATatatcatttgatggctggacgtCTCGAAATAAGCTTGCCCTGTATGGGATTGCCTGCTTTTTtagagatgagaaggaccgGCCCTGCAAAATCATAATTGGGGTTCCAGAGGCTCATCGCCACTTCGGCTCAACGATCGGCGGGGAGGTTCTCGATGTCCTGCATGCTCTTGGTGTGAGTCGAGAGAAGATTGGCTATTTCACCCTTGACAACGCTGAAAATAACGATACGGCGATGGAGGTTATCGGGGCTGAGCTTGGGTTCAACGGCCGGCTGCGTCGTGGACGTTGCATGGgccacaccatcaacttgtcagccaaggcaCTGTTATTTGGGAGAAATACGGACGCGTTCGAGCAGCAATTATCAGGCGCAGAAGCGTTATCTGATGCTGAATACGCTCGATGGCGCCGAAAAGGGCCTGTTGGGAAGTTACATAATATCGTTGTGGATGTGCGCGTTACCCATCGGCTGATATACTTATTCAGAGAGGTTCAGAGGGTAGGAGGCTTGACCAAACGCCATTCGCCTTGTGCTAACTTTGGCTCTTTAAATAGGAAGAAATTGATCGCGCCACCACCCTGAAACTTCGGTCGAAGAAACCGCTCAAGCTAATCATCGATAACGACACGCGCTGGCTGTCACAGCTCTACATGATCCGCAGGGCTCTGCGGTTAAAAACGTCCATCAAACTACTGCTGGCCAGGTACAAGGCacagtgggaagacgaaaatcGGTCTAGGAAGACTGGGCAGGTgacgcaagccaagttggccaaaaAGCCACGCATCCTccgagacgagaaccaactgACAGACAGAGACTGGGAGGTCCTCTACCATTTGGAGGCTATTCTGACCGTCTTCGAAACCgtggtgaagacgctggAGGGCGATGGGCACATCCGTAAGCGCAGACAGGGCTGGACCGGTTCCTAC
Proteins encoded in this window:
- a CDS encoding Pfs, NACHT, and Ankyrin domain protein (similar to Beauveria bassiana ARSEF 2860 XP_008603215.1); translation: MEWIRAGLITLLAGVASIACLWFLGRNNHRSKSGPQPQAVQEHPTDESPPEKKENRVRQRLTILYPEQTENGNDDAEVDIVAVHGLGSDVDWSWTYKDGERQINWLRDPNMLPAKVPKSRIIVYSYESRWHADAPKTRLQLCGEELVHSVHSFRHSVPNRPLVFVGHSLGGNVILQALLYANEDDKYACLPKATVGLVFLGTPFRGSKWQPFLNALAQLMGPAGSHRGITRELGFDEPELRDKLHRFCKLRNKLSTSVSCFSELRETNYGRRFGIAGVAKVIVVDEASACIPGLDRYALDKDHLKINKFQGPTDPSFERVSGVISEMCRGAKDIVRRRHERRTIITDNSVALRQKPEAGACLGDLFVTDPLEDKKVLKRKKGDRAHGTCEWILGTEDLTAWLRSSHTKFSESQTTHVLWLHGNPGTGKSTLAIFLTDALSTDFSATDANTLAYFFCDSAFDTRKTATSIIRGLLLQLVQQHPQLLNYVLPKYNERKTKLFDSFDALWTIFMAAAADQDTGKKYCIIDALDECDLESQKTLLQQLRETFQRPDAPPNVRILVTSRPYPEIREYLDVFANKDLAAFPEAKQDIGICIEERVTELGKRKKYTDKVKRQVSDILRDKAEGTFLWVGIACNELEDVPSKNAVAHLERIPRGLHSIYERLLDTALEREGAKDVIRLILGFVAVSLRPLSLLELSEACQLHPDEEDTETRIQFMRECIESCHLIVVIQDEKVLLLHQSVKDYLITASEKACFSEFEAHAQLAYRCVDHLIGQFHNRKQGHSHLSKYAALKWPNHARMAQSRFEVRASEAEFFEIDSPCREHWLTSFPLGTLMRRPGQFSILHVAAAWGIPSIAEYASRSYDQPHKLIRVADASGATPLESAALSGYPSLVRLLLDMGAEVTARVTEAAVRSYQNSRGVITLLLDQRGGEVIITEEVVKAAAERGEEVMALLLERRGDEITITDEVVKAAAGNWFNGEEMMALLLQRRGDEITITDEVVKAVAGNHNGKEVMALLLDRRGDEVNVTDEVVKAAASNEENGKEVMELLLDRRGDEITVTEEVGMITITEEVVKAAAAYNGKELMTLLLERRGDEVTITEEVVKAAAGNRRNGKEVMALLLDPRGDEVTITDEVVCIIAKSFDEKVMSLLLDRRGDDIIITNEVVKAAAGNYYGKDVMGLLLERRGDKITITNDVVKVAAGNFYGEEVMALLLDRRGDEITITDEVSKAAASNEDNGKEVMALLLDRCGGEITITHEVQLAAATCGQEGVLMLLSQKGFSSVRDEWRCIAQFYNAAKAGDVSRVEQLLHSGTKPDTRNIRGKHLYGLRLQRDGKQSLKFWREGQTSTSTRGRLTGNRPYSGRLAWEKRELSPF